Below is a genomic region from Corallococcus macrosporus.
TGGCGAACTTCTACCTGTCTCCCCCGCCCTTCCTGAATGCCCCCGGCATCACCGACGCCGTCCCCGAGCGGACTGAGACGTTGAACCAGCTCCTGCCCTCGCTGGTCCAGGGCAAGGCGGAGTCCCATTACTTCACCGGGTCCGCGAAGGACGCGCTCGCGGAGCTGAACGAGTGGCTGCCAATCCAGCTTGGTGGAATGCCTCGGCTGAGCCGCCTGGTCCTCCTGGAGGATTCGGCGGACCACCTGTCTCGGACCTACCGCGCTGTGTATGGCAAGGACCAGACGCTGCGCTGGAAGGTCACGTTTGATGCGGCCGGGCTGATCTCGGAACTGGACGTCGCGGACGAGTAACCTACTCAGCGGTCCTCGCTCCGGATCCAGACGTGGTGTTCGACCTTCGACCAGTTCTTCTTGGCCGCGGGTGACAGCGTGGCGTAGCCCGGCCGGGAGGTTTCATCCAGGTAGTGCTGGTAGGCCTCCTGGAGCGTGGAGCCGATGCCCAGGACGTAGGCGTACAGGAAGAGCTCCGTGGAGTAGCCGTACTGGGCTGCGTTGTTCGGCTGCTCGTAGACGGTCGCGATCAGCACTCCGCCGTTCTTCGGCAGATGCGGCCCGACTCGCTCAAGGATCTTGTCCAGCTTCTCCTGGGTGCGCTTGTAGTTGGCGGCGGTGATCAGGCCGCTCATGAGCCACTCCACGACAGAGGCGGACCAGTTGTACGACTTCGTCCCTGTCACCACCTCGATCCCGTTCGAGGTCGGCACCCGGCGGAGTGTCACGGCCGTAACCTGGTATTGACGCGCGGGCGGTGACGGCTTCAGGGGGACTGGCGTCAGCTGCGGCTTCACTGTCGCCGTTGTTGGTGGCGTGGTGCTCACCGGCGCCAGGGGCACGGTGACCTGCGGCCCCGACTGTGGGGTCAACCGCGTCGTCTTTCCGACCAGCCGCGAGCCCGACAGGATGGCCTGTCCCTGTCGCTGGAGGGGCGCGTAGCCCTCCTTGGGCTTGAAGGCGAGGTGCTTCAACTTCGCCTCCTGCACCGCGTCCGCGTAGCGGATCTCCTGCGCCTGCATCTGCTGCGTCCCGTGGAAGGCCTGGTTCGACTCGAACACCTTCCCCATCAGGGACTCGAACTCGCCGCTCCGCTGGTTGGCTTTCGAGTCCACCAGGGCGCAGCGCACGTACCCGTAGCCGTACATCTTCCCGCGGTTCTTCGAGTAGATGTGGTCGACGTCGTGCCCTGAGACCACAGGTCCGAAGGCAGCGGCCCAGGCGTTGCGGTACCCGCCGTAATGCGGGCTGACCCACAGCTGCTTCTCCCCCGTGAAGCTCTCCACCACGAGGACGTCCTTGGACTGGTAGCGGGCCAGCGAGTAGCAGTGGCCCACGTACTTCTCCAGGGCCGCCTGATCCTTCGCGGCGACGGGAATCGGGGGATCGACGACGGGGGGCGGGCTCACGGGGAGTGCGGAGCCAAGCACGCCCCTCCACACCGGGGCAACACGGCCGACCGCCTGCGCTCCGAACACCTTTCCAGCGCCCGTCCGCCTACCTGCCTTGTACCCAAATCACCAGGGGAAACGGGGAGTTGAGGGCCGGCGAGCATTGAGGGCTTTCCTTGGTAGCGCAGCCAAAGGACTATTGAAGCGACGTGCAGGACGGCGAGATAGCACTTCGCTGTTTTGTCGTAGCAAGTGGCCGCAGCGAGAAAGCGCTTGAGGTCAAGTAAGAAGGACTTCCACTCGGTAGCGCGTACCGTCCGGTCAATGCCGTATTAGGGCGATTGAAGCCAAGCCCGGCCGTGAGCGGCGGGCACCGCGAGTTCCAGCGCAGAGAAGTGACGTGGTGAGCTGGCGTCAGGACGAGTCAGCAGCGCGAAGATGCTTCTATCCGTGCGGCAGCAACTCGCTGATGCGGGCGTTCAGGCGAGCTTGGACGCGCAGCAGTACGTCGACGAGGTAGGTCTCGGAATTGACGCCGTTGGCCTCGCAGGTGGCGACGAGAGCCTAAAGGCCGGCGAGGTTCTGCCCTGCGGCCTCGTGGCCGACGAAGGTAAGCGCCCGGTGGACGTCGTGCCGAGATGCTTGATGACAGACGCGGACCGTGCTCGGCGAGCACCGCGAGGAGCGAACTGTTCGGTGACTGAGTTGGGGGCGACTCGGGCGCCGTGCGTCGCCGCATCCACTCGCGGGGTAGTAGCTCACCGATGCGCGAGTGGGGATGCGTCTGCACACGCAGCAGCACGTCGCGCGGTTCGTAATTCTGACCAGCTCGGCCCGCTTTTCGTTAGGTTACAGTCCAGCACCGTCGACAGCGATCATCCTATCAATAACAACAGCAGCGACCAAATCCTTCAACTCTTGCTCGCTCGAGCCAGCATAACGCTTGATAATTTCATCATAAACACCAATAGCCTCGGAACGCTTCCCCTCCCGCTGCAGGGCCTCACCTTTTCCATGCATAGCCCTGGCAACAGACATCCTCAAATACGAATCAGAAGCCTCTCCGAATCGCCTCTCAACCTCATCATAAACAACGAGGCTTTCCGCCCATCTACCTCCATCAGAAAGCGAGTTCGCCTTGCCGGTAAGCGCCAGCGCCAGCATCCCATCTGAACCAGCCTTCGGCGCACTCTCAATGCGACGAATTAATTCACTATACGCCTCAACGCTATCTACATACCTTCCAATGTCATAACAACAACTACCTTTTCGAAACAAGGCAACAGCAACCATATCCCCCATCCCAGACTGTTCCTCGCCTCCGAAGCGCCTCACTATCTCCTCATACACTGCTACGCCGTCTGCGACCTTCCCCGCGCCCTCCAGCGACAAGCCCTTTCCAATAAGAGCTCCGGCAACTCGCTCCTTCAAAACGTCCTCGACGGCTTGGCCAAATCTCGTCAAGAAATCATCATATGCCGCGACAGCCTCGGAAAACCTTCCTGCATCTGAAAAAGCCTTGGCTTTATTGAACAACGCGTATGCAACACGCTCTTTTAGCCGAGCCTCCGAAACCCTGCCAAACCTTCGAACGACTTCATCATACACAACGACAGCACCATCAATATTGTTCATTGAAACCAGTGCCGCCCCCCGGCTATTGCTTGCCATTCCCCACCTGATGTTCCAGTGAGGATCACTTCCATCTGTGCGGTCTTGAGCAATCTCGCATAGGCGAATCCAGAGATTAGAAGCCTCAAGCCACATCGGAGCCCACTCGCGCTTCGCCTTGACGGTTTCGGATGCAATTCCACGACAAATCGCTTCAAGAGCACCATCTAAATCCGGAATCTGCGACTTAAGAAGCATTGTTAGATTGACACTCCTCGCAATCTCCAAAGCTTCCGGATACGCCGCCCTGCGAACAGCTCCATTCACCCCCATAAGAAACGCGGCCTGCATCGC
It encodes:
- a CDS encoding tetratricopeptide repeat protein produces the protein MAAIRERGEQVPNLDGSAMDRYAALFQAAYPHAEQRRAFLHHQIKSAHISAANLRLAHLVSSGRLANIVVTTNFDELLAKALRLFRLDVIVCDHPGTTRRIDVERNDPQIVHVHGTHWFYDCCNLNGEIELRAANDPEANDGMRHLLDRILSHRSPLVVGYSGWEKDVVMGALRRRLRQEPLRHNLYWFCFERSEVERLPGWLVEHGNVRLVVPSIQLQGKDGASDILGSGGMRQDAGTGTTSSVGTGDLKTTSATLPARQVLDALVRELNLDEPELTRDPLDFFEKFLSGLVAPDVPDDDDTYLIRSVIRRVKDGADLVRREAEQSPDRAMQAAFLMGVNGAVRRAAYPEALEIARSVNLTMLLKSQIPDLDGALEAICRGIASETVKAKREWAPMWLEASNLWIRLCEIAQDRTDGSDPHWNIRWGMASNSRGAALVSMNNIDGAVVVYDEVVRRFGRVSEARLKERVAYALFNKAKAFSDAGRFSEAVAAYDDFLTRFGQAVEDVLKERVAGALIGKGLSLEGAGKVADGVAVYEEIVRRFGGEEQSGMGDMVAVALFRKGSCCYDIGRYVDSVEAYSELIRRIESAPKAGSDGMLALALTGKANSLSDGGRWAESLVVYDEVERRFGEASDSYLRMSVARAMHGKGEALQREGKRSEAIGVYDEIIKRYAGSSEQELKDLVAAVVIDRMIAVDGAGL